The genomic DNA CCACAAACTTCCCCTCCCACAATAACCTTTATACAGGGGGAGCTGCCCCACAAACCCAAGTGATGACTGTACAAGGGGTAACTCAGAATAAACTTCGGGCAGCCAGCAGGCACAGGTAAGTACCCAACTTAACTCATGTAACTCATAAGCACCCAAGTCATATCATGTATAAGGCTTTTGGGGTACTGCGGGCCACTGGGGACTAAAGGTGATGGCATTATTGGTCCCACAACTGTTAAGTCATGTGCTGTTTCTTGTTGTTTGCACCTCCTGTGGATTTTCTTGTATTTGGCTTATAAAATGTGTAGGGCCCTGGTAGGATCACCAAGAGGAACCTGGGGCCCTGTGTCCTTGTGCAGCACCTCATTCACAGTATGTCACTGTAGCGTTGGTGCAATAAATGCAACTGCTTGTCTAACAGGCTTATGattttctaatggtttttttggTCTCCAAATTATGCGCATCTGTTCAGCCTGCCCCACTCTATTCTGTATTGAAAGAACGGAACCCAGGAGCAAGTACTCAGTATTGCTTGTAGGGAACATAGAAAGCTCTAGCACCCAGGGGTGGTACTATACTCTGTATTACTAGCAGGGAACCCAGGGGGTGGTACTATACTCTGTATTACTAGCAGGGAGTCCAGATGTGGTACTATACTCTGTATTACTAGCAGGGAACCCAGGGGTGGTACTATACTCTGTATTACTAGCAGGGAACCCAGGGGTGGTACTATACTCTGTATTACTATCAGATAACCCAGGGGTGGTACTATACTCTGTATTACTAGCAGATAACCCAGGGGTGGTACTATACTCTGTATTACTAGCAGGGAACCCAGGGGTGGTACTATACTCTGTATTACTAGCAGGGAACCCAGGGGTGGTACTATACTCTGTATTACTAGCAGGGAACCCAGGCGTGGTACTATACTCTGTATTACTAGTAGGGAACCCAGGGGGTGGTACTATACTCTGTATTACTATCAGATAACCCAGGGGTGGTACTATACTCTGTATTACTAGCAGATAACCCAGGGGGTGGTACTATACTCTGTATTACTATCAGATAACCCAGGGGGTGGTACAATACTCTGTATTACTAGCAGATAACCCAGGGGTGGTACTATATTCTGTATTACTAGCAGATAACCCATAATGGGGTATAATGGGCACAGTCAGCGGGTATAATGGGCACAGTTGGGGGGTATAATGGGCACAGTCAGGGGGTATAATGGGCACAGTCGGGGGTATAATGGGCACTCCAGTCAGGGGGCAGTAACAGAAGGGGACACAGGACATAAAGTGGGCAGGGCTTTCAGTAGAGCGGGTGGGGTTTTTGGCATAAAGATAGTGGTGTATGTGGCTGGTAATGCTCAGGGGATTTCTTCTGCTTGTTGGAAGGGCTCACTGCCCAGCAGTCCGGGTGACTGGTTGAATAATAATTAGGGCACCGTGGAGGGGGGAAATGGTCCTAGTAACGTGATCATATGGGGCACCATCATTACTGATCACAGCCTTTGTGGCTACCTACATTGATGATAATGAAACTCACCCAGGGCAGCAgcaggaattctgggaaggaaacCAAGTTCTGCTTCTATTTCCTATTGGCTAAAGCTCTCCCACTGGGTTACAAAGCACCTGCTAATTAGATcctaaatatatagaaaacacaCCTATTGACTGACCTACACACCCTTATTAGGGCTCATCAGTTTAGCACCGGGGTGTCGGAATAACAGATAGTGGGGATCTGGACAAACATCTTATATGGAGGGAGAAGCCATTCATTAGtatgcaaaacagcaggaatcctGGGAAGGAAACTAAGTTTCGCTCATAACATTTACATGGGATGATGATGCCAATGAGACAAGGATTGCTCCTAATATACAGCAATGATGAGTAGTGTAACAGGGGGAGCAGACCAATGTCTGGGGGTTAAGGATGAGGGGTCTTTGCCAGCCCCTGGGGTGATCTAGGATGGCCATGTCCCAACCTGCTCAGCATTGATTCCAGGTCACATTTACTTGTGTGGCATCATAATGATATAGACTCTCTGCTGCCCCCTAGGAACTGGTGCACATATGTGGTGACCCGGACTGTCAGCTGTTTGGTGGAGGATGGAGCCGAGGCCTATGTGAAGCCGGAATATCAACCCtgcacctgggggcagattcagTGTCCACGTTCTGTCCTGTAAGTATCACTAGCTGCTGGAAGATTGCACTTCATAAAGCCCATCATTGAGAAAATGAAATATGACCTCAGATCTGATCTGAGTCAATAGAGCTGACGATACAAGAAGGGGTCCTGATTATTGTTCATGAACCAGGGAGGATCGTTTCTTCTCCTCGTGGAAAACACATGGTTGGAGTTAAACCGAGATACCTGGTTGAGATAACAGGCTCCATTCAGTTGAGTTCTGCTTTTAACATATAACTCTGTTCTGCTTGTCCATCAGGTACCGCAGCTACATGAAACCACGCTACAAAGTGGCTTACAAGACAGTGTCGGACATGGAGTGGAAGTGCTGTCATGGCTACTCTGGAGACAACTGTATGGACGGCCCAACAGGAATTGTGCAAATAACTACCTCCAAGCCAAGGTCCAAGCCTGTGAGGCCAAACATGTCTGGGTCCAGTGGTGGGAACTCACCGAGTGGCTCTAGAGGAGAAAGTGAGTCAAGATAAGCTAGAAActgctttttttaattctttgggcATCTGTTGTAGAAGACCTGCTTAGCACCATATGGGGCAGGAATAGAACTCTGGCTTCACATCATAGAGGGACTTCCATTTTATAATTCCCTTCTTCTGCCTGAAATGTCTGTAGGAGAAGCCATAGAGTGAAGTGGTCATAGACCAACCTTTTAGATCCCTTCTCTAAGTACTTGACATTTTTCAGATATTATAAAAGGGAAATAGATGTTGCTTATTCACTCATTCTCTGCAATTTTTTCTCCTCAGCTCCAGGGCATGGGGACTCAGAAAAGGTGAAGCAGCTTGAAGACAAGGTCCAGCAGTTAAGCAAGGAGCTGCAGAGCTTGCAATCCACCATGCAAGGGCTGCATGAGAAGTACCAATCAGAGATCCTACTGACTGTGGAGACTGCCCTGAATGGGAAACAACTGTTAGATTCAGTTCCAGGGCAGCCTGGCATGAAGGAGACCCTTAATCATATACAGAGGCAACTGACAGTGCTCGACAACAGAATCACCTCTCAGGAGCTAGACAATCTGAATAATAAAAACGATAAACATCCGGGTATTACCAACAATACAATAACCCAGAAGCTTACAGACCTAAGGGTAGATATCCTGAAGGAAGTGGAGAGAAGGATGCAACAGTCCTGCTCCGCTTGCCTATCAGGGGTGGAAGGGTTCGGGAACCAGCAGAACGAGGACAGGGATCGTATAAGAGGCATGGAGAAACTCATCAACTCTATAGATCAAAGCAACAGAGAGGCCATCCAAAGGATGCAAGGGCATATGGTGGAGGTTTCCAATCAGCTGCCCAAGGACTGCTGTGCTGATGTTGCTGATCTTCACAGAAAAGTTGATGGCATGGAAACGAAGGCCGAGACTCTCTCTGGTTCAGTCATTGAGCTAACTGTGCGCATGGACAACCAGTTGGGTGACAATGTAGGAAACTCTATAAAGGGTCAAAACCTGAACAACCGTCTAGAATACATAGAGGGCAGAATGAACACCACTCAAAGAAGCCTAGAGGACCAATATTTTCATTACAGGAATGATCTACAAAATTACTTGCAAGAAGAAATTCAGAAACTGAGGATTGATTTGGAAGACCGCATTACTAATaatgaggaaaaaataaatattcttctgTCTGAACTGGTGAACAACTCAGCAGACTCAGTAGGTCAGACCATGACCAACTTAGTACTGGATATAGAGTCCCTCAAGAACATGCAGGGGAGGAACGAAGGGGTCCTTGATGATGTTGTCCAGGACATGGAAAATCTAATGAAACAGGTAACAAACACAGCCAAGAGTTGTGCCGATCAGTGCCGCAGCGGAAGTTCTGAGGTGAAGAACTCGGTCAATGAAATAGAGAAGAGAGTCAAGGCCAATGAAGATAAGATTCGTTTAATCACTTCTGAGATCACAGACCTACAGCTGTCTGGAAACTCCCTACAAGACACCCTTACAGGCTTAGAGGATGAGCTGACAGATGTCAAGGCCTTAGTGGATGCCAATGCAGAGTCTCTGATCAAAATGTCTTCTGACGTGAGTGAAACATACAGCAGAGATATTTCCCACTATCAGAACAAGACCAATGGAAAGATGGTTGATCTGGAAAACAGCATAAAGTCCCTTACTAGGATGATACAGTTTGATTACAAGAGTTGTGGGCAGGTATGCTCCAATCTGCAGGAGGAAGTTGGAAAACTAAAAGAGCAGGTGGCCGAATGTACAGGCGTTTGCCATCTTATTCAGAAGAAAACAGAGGAGGGTAAAGAACAGTCTGGCTCCAGTAAGACTTTAGATGGTTTTAGTGTGTTTGGAGGAAGCTCTAACGTCGATCTTAAATCAATGCAAGGAGAGCTATCTAACATTATTGTGTCATTTAGCTCCATAAACGATACCATTAAAGACCTTCAGGAGACAATTGGGAAGCACCATACAGACATCCTTGAGTTGGGAACCACCAAAGACAAAATAATCACCAAGATCAATAAGATCCAAGAAGAGGTTACGGAGCACCTAGGGGACAACACAGAGAATTTTGCTAATGTTCACAAAGAGATTGAAAAGTTTCAGACCACTGTGTTGGAAGAGACACAAGATTGTCGACAGTCTGCCAGCGGCCTGGAGGACAGAGTCTCCAAGCTGGAGAACATCTGTGTGAAGCTTGATACAGTAGCAGGGAGCTTGCACAAGATAAAGGAAAACCTAAACAAACATGTATCTGGGCTGTGGAACTGTGTTCAGGAGGTCAATAGCACCTTGCGCACTCACAGCTCTTGGTTTGAGAAACTCCACAACAGCCAACTGAATGGAATCCACAAGAGGATCAACACGCTGAACAGCTCTATGTTGGTTCTGTCCACTGAGTTCCAGAACTTCACTCTCCAAGACTTTATGGGTGAGGCATTTTATTATACCTAGAACAAACCTACTACAACACAATGAAGTCAGCATTTACCAATGTTGGCCTGGGATGTGTGGGGTTACTAACCTAGTCCTAACCTTGACTAGCTGAATATAGAGCCCACTGTAACCTCATTCCACAGGGAGTTTCATGGAACCCCGGTGGGCAAGtcaaacattgtttttattataaatatagctTTTTTCATCATGGACAAGATTAGAAGACAAAAGTACAAACTATATTACtaataatgtaccccttaattAAATAGAAGCAGCCcaatatttaaaggtgcaataTATAACATAGGGCAACAAAATGGTGCCACAAATTAATGGGGAACATCTCTGAATAAAGAGTCTACCATTGGTGGCAGAGGCTTGTCATATACAGCTCTAGACTTACTCTAGACTTCTAATGGTGTGGGGGACCCCAGAATCCAAAACCAAAATCTTTATTGTTGCTTTATTTGACTCATGCTGAACATGGGTCTATACTGCCCTCTTGTGACTCTTTTGCCAGTTCAGGTAATTTTGTATTTCATGTATTGTTACCCTTTGCCCTTGAAAAAATATACCCCACACCGTAAAGTTATAACAGATCTTCTCTTCATGTAGGACTCCCTGGACTTCCTGGGCCTCCTGGTCCTCAGGGAAAACAAGGAGTTTCAGGTCCACAAGGTCCTCCTGGACCCCCAGGAAAAGATGGTGCCCAAGGCAAACAAGGCCCAGTGGGACCCCCAGGTAAGGAAAACATATATatgttggaaataaaaataattgtaatgttaTCTTGACCTAAAAGTGCCTTTCCACCTAGTGATGGTAGAACATGGGTCACACTGGAATCCCTTACACAGATGGGCCCTTGCAGAGAGAGGAGCAAGAGagagggtgttgtgcaactaatCCTATTTGTTACTGTGTAGAAACAAAAATAGGACACGAGAGGTtcttgcaaacaaaacaaaagaggTTTCCCTCTAAGGCAGAACtcttactgggccttgttgacaCCAGGCTCCCCAGAAACATCAACCTGGGTCAAAAGAaggaggccaaagaggaagaaccaCCACTTTCCAATCACTATATTAACATGGGACAGGAAGGGGGGGGTCACTACCTCTATATGTAAATACACCTAAATCCCCCACTGTGGGTACAACCCTGATAAGgaatattgcattttcatttttgtcaaCGGTTGTTCATTAACAGACAGTGGTTGGCATATTAAAAGTCACCAGGTCAAGTAaaccagccaatcagatgtttgctttcaaaccgGCGACCAGTGAATGCTAGCTGCttttggttgtcatgggttactagacctggtgcaaaggTTGGGACATTTATTTCTTTGCCCAGTCTCAGTGAATGTAATTGGAATCGTGGGACAGTGTCGAAGGGATTATGTCTGAATTCTTATTTCTTCCTTCTTTGCTTCAGGCCTGCGAGGAGAACAAGGTACAGCGATTGTCTTCATGGCACCTGAGGAAATATCCCTAAACTTCACCCAGCCAATGGGCAGTGTGCCCTAACCCCTCATCTTCTGCTCCCAAATTCTGCCCAACCCACTGTCACTTACACTTTTAACATCTCAACCAATCAGAGCCCTATCCTTCTCAATGTATTCTGAAATTTTATTGCCCTATTACCCTCTCTGCACTCATGCCTTCAACCCCCTTGCAGGAGGGTAACAACAACAACACATAATAACTGGGGTAGATACAAGACCCTGTTTCAGCCAGAGGGATTTCTCCCTGACATtcactctaataataataataacattgtgcATTGTGTGTCCCCTGCAGGTCAAATAGGGGAGTCAGCCAGTGTCCCACACATTGCCTTCTCTGCTGCACTTACCTACCCACAACTGGATCCTGGAACCATTGTCTTTGATAAGGTCCTGGTAAATGATGGCGACGCTTATGATCCGGCTACTGGTAAGTTCCATCTTTTGCACAGACAAGTTTTACTCCACCACGTTGCCAATTATTAGTCTACAACgtctaatgaaggtttccttcttaatagtcccaattctagtaatacaactaatgatgcatggttcacacatgaggaaattcaaaagtgactagaacatgttaagataaacaaaggtctgtggccagatggtattcatcccagggcgattgccaaacctctttacttaatttttcaggattcattgaggtctgacactgtgccaagagactggtgaattactaatgtggtgccgctattcaaaaagggatccaggTCTCAGcatcaaaattataggccagttagtctgatgtcagtggtaggaaaggatttggaaggggtattaagggataagatactggacttcataacaAGTAATAATAGTATGAGTTTAGGccacatggttttatgtgtaatagatcttgccagacaaattttatttctttttatgagaaggtgagcagggaccttgattctgggatggcagtggatgtgatttacttagactttgctaaagcatttgatacagtgtcacacagaaggttactggttaaattaaggaatgttggcctggaacataatatttgtacttggatagagaactggctgaaggataatTTGGAGGTTTTGCagctgatactaaattgtgcagaactataggttccatgcaggattctgccactttgcacagtgatttgtctaaaccggaaaactgggcagcaaactggaaaatgaggttcaatgttgataaatgcaggttatgcactttggcaaaaataatataaatacaagttgtaCACTTAATGGCAATGTGTtgtgagtttccttaactgagaggTTCCTCTTATTTCTTTTTGATCTTGTAGCCACAAATGCTTATTGGTGCTCAAAACCCCCTCTGCTGCCCATACCTCCCTCATGCCAGGATAACACATATATCACTTTGCAGGTATCTTCACAGCTCCGCTGAACGGCCGTTACTTTATCAGCTGCATCCTGACTGGGTACCAGAATGAGAAGCTGGAAGCGGTGCTGTCCAAGTCCAACTTTGGCATTGCCCGTACAGATTCAGCAGGGTATGAGCCAGAGGGCCTGGAGAAACCCCTTGTGGAGAACAAGACCACCCCTGGGTCATTAGGGATCTTCAATATCATTCTACAGCTGAATGCCGGAGACACTGTCTGTATAGACTTGGTCATGGGCAGAGTGGGGAATTCAGGTGAAcccctgactgtattcagtggcATCTTACTCTACGAGGAAGAGGAGTTCTAACACATGAGACCATATAGGCTGGTACCTTCTCCTTTGCTAGAGGGGATGGCACAAGGAGCCATTGATACCATCACTGAGTGAcagggacggggggggggggtcccaaaGAGAAATGCTGCCCTTTGTAAATGGCTTTTTACCCCCagtgtttttaatttgaattttcttatATCAGTGAGAACAAAGAAAGCCAGAATGTTCTATGGGGGAGGGAAACACAGTAACAGGGGAATAGGAAGTGCCTACTCACACATATCGGCATCCTATGGCACATTGGGTAGATAAATGGGGGAGGTGGGGGTGGGTAGCAGAAAAGCAATGTTTTAGGGTAACTTATCAGTGTTGAGTGCTTGGCACATGCATTCACAGCCTGGCTGATATACATCACTGCTTCTCTGCTTTGCCCATGGGGCTTCCAAAGACTCTGAGATGGAGGTACCCAATGCCCAACACAATGGGCACTGAGAAGTGGGGCTGAGGACATAGCACCCATTTACTGTATGGAATTTCTTCTGGACTGATCACAGATCTGCAGACAGAACACAAGTGGGCCAAGCACAGGAAATAACAGAGCCACCCGGTGTACTGGGTCCGTGTTTTGGATTTGATGGGTGCTCATTTGATGTAAAAAGAGATAACATCATCCAGAAAGAATCCAAGTTCCCCACACCAGCCACCCATCAAGAGCCACCCATGACTTGTGAGAGTTTAGGGGAAAGAGCACATAAAGCATAACTGCTTCACCAGaatattcttttattaaaaaaactaaatcctTCAATGTCCGCTAATAAAGATCCAAAGTTCCAGACAGGGTGGTCTTATAAATGGGTCGAGGGGGAGCAGGTAGGTCCTTCTATAATGCCATGTGTAAGATAATTAGGGGATTTgattatctccatcttgccctactttctccatcttgccctactgtctccatcttgccctattgtctccatcttgtcctactgattccatcttgtcctactgtctccatcgtgcctTACtctctctgtcttgccctactgtctccttcttgccctactgtttccatctttccctactgtctccatcttgccctacattttccatcttgtcctactgtctccatcttatcctactgtctccatcttgtcctactgtctccatcttgccctacattttccatcttgtcctactgtctccatcttatcctactgtctccatcttgccctactgtctccatcatgtcctactgtcaccatcttgtcctactgtctccatcttgtcctactgtctccatcttttcctactgtctccatcttgccctacattttccatcttgtcctactgtctccatcttgtcctactgtctccatctttccctacattttccatcttgtcctactgtctccatcttatcctactgtctccatcttgtcctactatatcTCTTGTTTGATATTCTTCAACCTCCAGCAGTTTTGCTTCTCTAGGATTGGTTACTGAGATACTTTGAAATAGTGAATGATGCCCCTGTGCAACTATAATAACAGTCGTAGCCTTAGCTGCTCTATGACTGTatgttagtgatgtgtgggccggccagTTATCCACGGATTTTGGTTCAGCTCTTCTGCTGCTCTCCCGCATgcgaccttacactgccagctccATCTTTCAGCTTTATAAACGTGTGGGTGCCCCAAACTTTTTGTGAACTTGGCGGGCCAGTTGGTGTGGGGCTATAAAAACAGGGGTGAAGGCAGGTGCGGGCAGGTTTGGGtgcttgaaaatgtaatttgtaaatgtCAGCTTCAATAACccaatttttataaatgttggcacatgtaccatcagtggtccatcatcCACAAGTATTCAGTTAGGATAAAATTCCTCATACAGCACCAAATcgattaaaaatgcctttatttaagTTTACATGGCAGATCCTGGTTAGGGTGCTGGCAGGTTTGCTCAAGTTTTGGGTTGGAACACATAGGAATTTAGTGAAGCAGCCGCACTCTTGCACCCAAAACACACAAATGCAGTGTCACTCTACAGGATTACACCAGAAACCTTAGCTTGTCATATACAGTTGCAGTTGCTCGTGTGATTCTCTGTCGAATAAAGTCTTAGATATATTATTTTCATGGAATAAGAATTTCATCCTGTGAATTTCCTTACCCTCAGCTTCTGTTTGCTGCCCACGGAGACTGGCACAGGTCATCAGTGCTCTTCTCAACAATACAGAGACATATGCACAGCTATCCATACTTATATATTCCTTCTCTTGTGGGGAATCCCATAGCTTAActttccttacagtaaagaaccccttcctatgctgatggtgagaactcctttcctccccaccaatgaatcactcattccccctctcttggtagataatcccataacctgactgtccttacagtaaagaaccccatCCTATGCTGagggtgagatctcctttcctccccaccaatgaatcactcattccccctctcttggtagagaatcccataacctgactgtccttacagtaaagaaccccttcctatgctgatggtgagatctcctttcctccccaccaatgaatcactcattccccctctcttggtagggaatcccataacctgactgtccttacagcaAAGAACCCCtttctatgctgatggtgagttctcctttcctccccaccaatgaatcactcattccccctctcttggtagggaatcccataacctaaCTGTCCTTACAgcaaagaaccccttcctatgctgatggtgagatctcctttcctccccaccaatgaatcactcattcccctctcttggtagggaatcccataacctgactgtccttacagtaaagaaccccttcctatactgatggtgagatctctttcctccccaccaatgaatcactcattccctctctcttggtagggaatcccataacctgactgtccttacagtaaagaaccccttcctatgctgatggtgagatctcctttcctccccaccaatgaatcactcattcccctctcttggtagggaatcccataacctgactgtccttacagtaaagaaccccttcctatgctgatggtgaaatctcctttcctccccaccaatgaatcactcattccccctctcttggtagggaatcccataacctgactgtccttacagtaaagaaccccttcctatactgatggtgagatctcctttcctccccaccaatgaatcactcattccccctctctttatAGGGAGTCCCATAACCTGGGGTACAGTAGAGTGATGTGCTGACACAGGCAGCTGTACTAATAAGGTTGGCATGGGCTTGAGCTCATTTTTCCGTTAGACACAACCCTGTTCCTGTGTATTCCCCATTCACCTTGCAGGTAACATTAGCCCAGGATCTCCAGTCTGGAATCTCAGTGGAATCCCATAGACTGATGATAGAAATCTAATGTGGAATGTGCTTGGTGCCCAGTCTCAGCCCAGAGGCGCTTCCCTGTCTCAATGCAGCAAATTACACACAAGAGCTGATAGTTATATTTACAAGGAGTAATTACAGGACTTATTGCCCTGGGCTGAGAAGAAAGCACATAACATACACATAACATATAAAAaagtcctttatccaaagatagctgtcccaaggcttttgttttcataaaaatattgttttattaaattagcattaaaaatcaattacaaacaaccccaccaggcccaccttacgcgtttcacaccctccggcgcttagtcataggtgtatctcgaaacgcgtaaggtgggcctggtggggttgtttgtaattgatttttaatgctaatttaataaaacaatatttttatgaaaacaaaagccttgggacagctatctttggataaaggacttTTTTATATGTGatcgcctgagaactggggcgagtcccttaggcataatcaaatataaatcagatgtggactcccaattgatgtataatataCACATAACATACACATAACATACACATAGCATACACATAGCATACACATAACATACACATAACATACACATAGCATACACATAGCATACACATAACATACACATAACATACACATAACATACACataacatacatataacatacacaTAGCATACACATAACATACACATAACATACACATAACATACACATAGCATACACATAGCATACACATAACATACACATAACATACACATAACATACACATAACATACACATAACATACACATAACATGTAGGTGCTGGTGGGCTCTGATCAGCAGTGATTACAAGGGTCTTTATGGAATGTAACGGCAgtgttttgtgtatatataagaGATGCCCATTCCAATGTCACCTATACCCACTGCATTGCTGTATATCCAGCACTCATACATCTCACTGGGACCAGCACTCCTACtgggaaatataatttaaagtggacctgtcacccagacacaaaaatctgtataataaaagtccttttcaaattaaacatgaaatccaatttctattttttattaaagcattcatagctgctgtaagctcatttaaaaaactcagctgtcaatcaaatattgtctgcccctcctctatgcccgtggcatagaggcggggcagacaattactttcactttccattcagcacttctttgatgtcactgctctctacatattcccctgttctctttaccatttaattgtgtagccaggacatggggatggacatcaggtcccccattctggtgcacaaacaagattctgagatgatacaagacttgtcttaataacagtgtccacaaaatggctcctgcctgcttgttataattatgaattcccagactaaaggaaacaagattcaaatcatttatatagtgtaattaaagttcattttgcttgactaatgtgataaaataggactttgaatcatttttttgggtgacgggtcccctttaaaaaaaaagaaaaaaaggtggggttacaaacacataggggccgattctctaacttcgagtgaaggattctgtAATGTCTGCATGTTTAAGTGACAGTGTACTTTTAAGGTAGAGAGGCAGGCTGGGTAGGAGGCAGGAACAAGGAAGTAAGAGGAATTGCATGAGGGAGAAAGCAGAGGAAGGAATGACAACTGTACAATGAATAAAGTTGGTTCTCCACTGCAGGCTGAATGTGTAATCCTTACATAAAGCATACGCTGAATGACGTAGACATAACAACTGGCGACAAGTAAAAGGAAATCTAACCCTGCAAAGTGAGTACTCTGCTATAAAACTACAACTAGGCCTTTATATAAGAAACCAAGTTATTAAGAGCTCCCG from Xenopus laevis strain J_2021 chromosome 5S, Xenopus_laevis_v10.1, whole genome shotgun sequence includes the following:
- the emilin1.S gene encoding EMILIN-1; this translates as MGIRTMLLLISCLISVNIWGAHTTNFPSHNNLYTGGAAPQTQVMTVQGVTQNKLRAASRHRNWCTYVVTRTVSCLVEDGAEAYVKPEYQPCTWGQIQCPRSVLYRSYMKPRYKVAYKTVSDMEWKCCHGYSGDNCMDGPTGIVQITTSKPRSKPVRPNMSGSSGGNSPSGSRGETPGHGDSEKVKQLEDKVQQLSKELQSLQSTMQGLHEKYQSEILLTVETALNGKQLLDSVPGQPGMKETLNHIQRQLTVLDNRITSQELDNLNNKNDKHPGITNNTITQKLTDLRVDILKEVERRMQQSCSACLSGVEGFGNQQNEDRDRIRGMEKLINSIDQSNREAIQRMQGHMVEVSNQLPKDCCADVADLHRKVDGMETKAETLSGSVIELTVRMDNQLGDNVGNSIKGQNLNNRLEYIEGRMNTTQRSLEDQYFHYRNDLQNYLQEEIQKLRIDLEDRITNNEEKINILLSELVNNSADSVGQTMTNLVLDIESLKNMQGRNEGVLDDVVQDMENLMKQVTNTAKSCADQCRSGSSEVKNSVNEIEKRVKANEDKIRLITSEITDLQLSGNSLQDTLTGLEDELTDVKALVDANAESLIKMSSDVSETYSRDISHYQNKTNGKMVDLENSIKSLTRMIQFDYKSCGQVCSNLQEEVGKLKEQVAECTGVCHLIQKKTEEGKEQSGSSKTLDGFSVFGGSSNVDLKSMQGELSNIIVSFSSINDTIKDLQETIGKHHTDILELGTTKDKIITKINKIQEEVTEHLGDNTENFANVHKEIEKFQTTVLEETQDCRQSASGLEDRVSKLENICVKLDTVAGSLHKIKENLNKHVSGLWNCVQEVNSTLRTHSSWFEKLHNSQLNGIHKRINTLNSSMLVLSTEFQNFTLQDFMGLPGLPGPPGPQGKQGVSGPQGPPGPPGKDGAQGKQGPVGPPGLRGEQGQIGESASVPHIAFSAALTYPQLDPGTIVFDKVLVNDGDAYDPATGIFTAPLNGRYFISCILTGYQNEKLEAVLSKSNFGIARTDSAGYEPEGLEKPLVENKTTPGSLGIFNIILQLNAGDTVCIDLVMGRVGNSGEPLTVFSGILLYEEEEF